Genomic DNA from Manihot esculenta cultivar AM560-2 chromosome 15, M.esculenta_v8, whole genome shotgun sequence:
tgattctaatgcaatcaccctaatacatatcatggcattcatgatgcatgaactatgctaaagcattccatTTCTCAGTAtagaagattaagtttagttctactcacctctagcagacgctggactgactctgcacctgctaaCATTAACGACTTCCTCGATCtttcgggtccgatcctacacaaatggactcgaatgaggtgtcaaacatactctaagaCAACGtcccaaaacccctcaaaaAGCTCCTAGAAcaatcctagaacaatcacagaaagcatgcaaaagaaagctggacagaacactttcggcggcaggttcggcggccgaatgtcctctccagagccgaaactcaagcaccttcggcggccgaacattaccttctttcggcggccgaacattaccttctttcggcggccgaaccttttcgggggcaaggttcgggggctgaaacacactccagagacgaaagtctctaaccttcggagcaccttcggcggccgaacctctcctccagagccgaaagtccacactTTCGGGGGTGAGGttaggcagccaaagccacctcctcaaggggttcggcggccgaatgtaccttcggcggccgaacctgagttcatccagaactcatccTCGACAGCAACCAGCCTCCCAAACCACTCCAAAACTTCCACATGCAGAtaacaactcctcaacacacatatactcaagtatatgcacaaaggggtccaaaactacctaaaccaccccaacaaacaacatagCATAACACATAACCATCCTTTCATGCATAAACCCTCAAAAACATCCTTTTAAACCTagccatgcaactctacccataacctccataaaacctctATAACTTagctttttaactcaaaaccttcaaaacaacatgaaaactctttaaatccttgaaagatttgataaaaCTATGAAGCTTAACCATAGGAGGCATGATCTCACCTCTGGAAGTGAAAGGGAAAGCTatccttatccatttcaccgactggaggtgCTTTAAAGGGGGCTGACCGCgtctccttcggcagccgaaactgcatgtgaaaccatgcaacgttcggtggccgaacttggagtttcggaagccaaacctcaagcactttcggcggccgaacattaccttcggcggccgaacctgcattatgcctccttggtctcttctcttcaaaactcaatcctaacccattctaaacctttaaaaacaacttaaaacatctttgaaaacctttctcttgcccttctagaaacctctgacatccacgaattccaccggacagtaggaatttcgatgcctgatctagccgggtattacaacgacTAGCAAGTTTGTGGAATGGACGCCTATACACCGAGTGTTGTCTGTAAGGCTGCAATTTAAGATAGACAAAATCGCCCACCTGATATTCAATATTACGACGCTTCAAATCGGCTATCTGTTTCATGTTATTAGCAGCCTGtgccaaattaatttttaattcttgtAAGATCTCATCCCGCGTCGCCAAAGTCTGATCAACTTCATTAACCAGAGATTGACCCAACTCATATCGTGGTATAACAGGCGGATGTCGGCCATACAAAGCCAAAAAAGGACACATGCCAATTGATTTGTGGAAAGAAGTGTTATACCAAAACTCAGCCCAAGGCAAGAAGGAACTCCATTTGCGAGGCTGCTGTGAAGCAAAACAGCGGAGGTATTGTTCCAAACACTGATTAGTGACTTCAGTCTGACCATCAGTTTCAGGATGGTAGGAGGAGCTCATATTTAATTGAGTGCCAGACAGCTTAAAAAACTCCCGCCAAAAATGACTTATAAAAATAGGATCCCGGTCACTAATAATAGATTTGGGCATACTATGGTACTTGACAATGCCGTCAACAAATTTCTCAGCAACAATATTAGCAGTATATGGATGAGACAATGACAAAAAATGTGCATACTTGCTTAAACGGTCGACGAcaactaaaattgaatttttaccaTGTGAAGAGGGAAGGCCATCAATGAAATCCATAGTAATATCGTCCCAAACCTGTTCTGGAATAGGCAGGGGTTGAAGAAGACCCGCCGGCGAAGATGTCAATGCTTTGTTCTTTTGACAAACCGAACAAGCAGCAATATACTTATAGGTACGAAGCACCCCAGAATGTCCTCCACAAGGGGAGTCATGAAACTCCTGCAAAAGCTTAGTAGTCAAATCAGATTGAGGAGGAATTACCACCCGATTCTTGTAAAAAATTAATCCATTCTTCCACAAATACGGTTCTCCTGGCTTCTCAGTGGCCAATCGACTAACTTTTAACATGTATGGATGAGAAGTCATAGTTGCCCGAATCTGATCCCACATAGTTGAGTGAGGAAGGAACAGAGCATGAAGGCTAGGGCTACCTGTGACCCGAGACAAGGCATCAGCCACTTTATTCTCCCTTCCTGGCTTGTAATTGACTTCAAAATTATAACCCAACAGTTTGGACACCCAATTTTGCTGTTCAGGAGTGATAATCCGTTGTTCCACCATGTACTTTAGACTGCGTTGGTCAGTTTGAATATAAAATTTCCGGCCAAGCAGGTAAGGACGCCAAGTGCGGATTGCTTGAAGGATGGCTAGCATTTCCTTGGCATAAGTAGACAAAGATTGCTTGGAAACTCCTAAGGCACGGCTCAGAAAAGCAATGGGTCTGTCATGTTGAGTTAAAACCGCTCCAATGCCAGTACCTGATGCATCTGTAATGACAACAAAAGGCTCATCAAAATTCGGCATAGCAAGGGTAGGAGTGGTAGTCATGACTGTTTTCAAGGCCTGAAATGATGATTCAGCGTCGGCAGACCACAGGAATTTACCCTTCTTCAACAAATTAGTTAGAGGTTGAGCAATAACACCATAATCACGAACAAACTTCCGGTAATAACCTGTAAGTCCCAAAAAACCACGTAATTCAGAAATATTAGTGGGTTGTGGCCATTCAAGCATAGCCTTTATTTTTCCTTGATCCACACGAACCCCGTCATGCGTAACAACATGACCCAAATACTCAATTTGTTGTTGGCCAAACGCACATTTGTTGAGTCGAAGATAGAGTTTATGCTGCCTCAGTAATTCAAAAGCTTGGCGGACATGCTCGAGATGTGTGTTCCAATCTGGGCTATATATTAGAACATCATCAAAGAAAACCATCacaaattttcttaaataaGGGCGAAAAATAGTGTTCATAAGAGCCTGAAAGGTTGAGGGTGCATTGCATAACCCGAAAGGCATTACCAGATATTCATAGTGGCCGTTGTGAGTTCGGAAGGCTGTCTTGTGGATATCGGCAGAGTGAACCCGAACCTGATGGAATCCAGAAATGAGATCAAGTTTGGTGAAATATGCAGCTCCATATAACTCATCTAACATGTCCTCCACAGATGGTATTGGAAACCTGTCCCGAATTGTGACAGAATTAAGGGCCCTATAATCAGTGCAGAACCGCCATGAGCCATCCTTCTTCTTAACCAAGAGAACAGGAGAAGAGAATAGACTTGTACTAGCCCGGATCAGCCCCGATTGCAACATATCTTGTACCTGCTTTTCAATCTCTGCTTTTTGAAAATAAGCGTACCTATAAGGGCGTACATTCACCGGATCAGTTCCATCTTTAAGGTTGATATGATGTTCAATGTCCCTGTGAGGTGGAAGTTGGGTTGGCTTCTGATAAATGTCTGCAAATTGACTCAGTAATTGTTGCATTTCTGGGTGTATTCCTTCGGGTATAACTGATGTGGTTTCAACACATATAGCAAAGATTGTGCTGCCATGGTGCAATTCTTTAGTCATAGCCCTCAAGGAAAGGGGTTCAATCTGCTGGTGTTGGATGCCCTGTAGATGGCGTTGCTGTCCTTCCCATTCAAAATTCATCGTCAAAGTTTTCCAATTACATTGAACAGTACCCAGTTGTTGTAACCACTGCACTCCCAAAACGACATCTAATCCCATAATTGGTAAGGAATAAAATGTAGCAACAAAGGGTATACCTTGTAAGGAGAATGAGATATCTTTGAATTTTCCATTACAGGGCAGAGGAGTACCGTTTGCCACCTTCACAGTGAATGGCTTCGTTGGGTGCACCGGAAGTCTGATAAGCCCAGCTATTTTCTCATTGACGAAGTTATGAGTAGACCCACTATCAATAAGAACAAGCAGCTCAAAAGATTGAATTTGTAGTCTCTCATAGTACCTGCGGAAGACCAACCAGAGAGAGCGTGTAACGAAATCTTAGGCTCAATTTCTTCGTCATCCTCGTCAAAATTAAGGCCACCGTCAAGGAGGAGAAGCTGCGGTTTGGAACACCTGTGGCCTGGAAAAAATTTTCGTCGCAGTTAAAACACAATCCCTTTGCTCGCCGATTCTGCATCTCTTCCCAGGAAAGTCTTTTGACGGGCGTGGATTGTTTAGACTTTGTTGGTGACGATGAGCTCGATTGGAAAGAAGGACGAATTGCCTTCTTTTGGCGCAGCAATTGTTCATCTCTCATTCGGGCAAGATTGATGGCTTCTTTTAGGGTTTTAGGTTTGAACATTCGTATGCCCTCTGAAATTTCAGGTTGGAGGCCCCCCATAAACGTTCCCACGAGAGCCTTTTGAGTCCATCCTCTCACTCGATTACCCAATCTTTCGAACTCCCGTTGATAATCTCGTAAGAGTCCTGTCTGGCGTATCTTCGATAGTGACTCATCAAAGTCCTCACAATCGGTGGGCCCAAAACGAGACCATAATTCCTCAGAAAATATGTCCCACGTCACTGTTGTTCCCGCTTCAGTGTGAGTTCGGCGAAGCCACTGCCACCATTCATTCGCCTCTCCTCGAAGATGATAAGAGGCCAAGGAGACTTTTTCTGCAGCTGGGGTTCCTTGGTACTCAAAAAATTGATCCACTCTTGTGAACCATTCGGTTGGGTCGTCTCCAGAGTATTTAGGAAATTCTAATTTTGCCAATTTCGCAGAATACAATGGTTTGTCTCCATCCCTGGGTTCAGCTTGTTTGTCGCGAACCTGGCTGATTCAGTCTCCAACACTGCTAGATGCCTCCTTACCAGCAAGCGATAGGTCAGAGATCTTAGAAATGGCTGCTGTGAGTTGTTGCAGCTCATTGCGAAGTCCCTGTTCCATATTTGATACACTCTCTTGGAGCTGACCAAGGCCAGCTTCCAAATTCTCAATTCGCTCTTTGTTTGTtgccatgaaaaagaaaagagagaaagaaaaaatttaggaattaatggctctgataccactgatGGGTCCCAGTCAAAGccttaagaaattaattaagaaaaataagaagttTCTGATTTTTTTTCCCCCTACTGCTGCAGCTACAAAGAATTTAAATAGGAAAAGACTCAACAACTTATTCCTAACTTAATGGCCACAAACGGCACTCATGAGAGATTCTAGCCATGATTTGTTAACACCAAATATGACTAAGTAaacaactaaaaaaaataacGAATAAATGCTGCAGAATAAACATATcagtatatttaatttaaatacttCTTATTCTTGATGATCGACCGAGTAAGATCGACCGAGTGGACCGCCTCAGGGGTCTATCAGAACGTCAGGCAATAGGTTTGTTCTGGATTTTTTTACGCAGCGTTTTAATTTGATATGAATGTGTTTGCTATTTGCTTTTTTCCTTTACCCCACACTACCAACGTTTTCTTTATCTTGAATTTTGCAAGCATACAATACAAATGAGACTTGACGTGAGACATGCTAAATTCTCTTAGAAACTCTTTTAGCTCTCAAAGTAGGTGGAGGTTAATAGTCATATGCACGAGTGTGTGTGGTGCTATGCAATTGATCATGTTAGTTTTGTGTCGTGTCAATTTGAGcttctttttttcattaaaaacacaactaaattataatttgaatcaaaatttaaaGGCTATATATAGTTATTATATAAGCTTTCTTCGTATATATTTTTGTTGTAGCCAATGAAAGAGTAATAAAGTATGCAAGGAAAATcccaaattattgataaaacacATATCCATTCTTATAGTTAGTTAATTTCTCCCTAGAATACGTCATAATTTTGGTAGACGGCAACAAATTAATTAAAGTCCACATGCCTAGATGATAAAGTTCTACTATCATAATTTTGAAGTGTCACCAAAATTACTCAGATGTGATTCTATTAAATCGTACATGTATATGCGCCAACTCAATGTTCCAACCAAAAGAAAACCGAATTTTAGACTATCCAAAATCACCTTTCAAAATGATGAAATATGCTGTTAACATGTCActgaaacaaggaaagagaaaacaGACCCTACGAATCATCCGAAACTCTCATGCCATAGTGGCCAGCCAACTTCTGAGCAGTTCTGTCGCTCAAGACACCAGCTATTGTCTCATACTTCTTAAAATTAGCTCTGAGGGTCTCCGCCTGTTGCTTATGTAGCTTCTCTTCTCTGCCCACTTGATGCTGGAGGGTAACCATTTACATCAACATAACTAGTCAACAACATTACTGAAAGCTGAATTCATGCAGGAAAAATACAAGAATTAACCACAATAATTCAACGGATATTATCAGAAGGCAAAAACCTTACCTTGAGCAAGAAAGAAGCTTCAGCAGCATGCTTTCGGGTAAGGCGCTTCAGTTTCTTTGCTACCTCAAAATCAGGGTCTCTTGGGTTTAACCAATTGCAACTTACCCTTCTACCAGGCTTCACTGGGCGATCATCAAACATCTCAACTTCAGCTTGACGGGCCCTTACAGGCCTTGGCATCCCAGCCACCATGAAAGGACATTGACTTATGGATGAGATGACTTTGTTGGCTTTCACAGAGTCTTCCATCTCTACCAAAGCACAAGTGAAGTTCCTAGACTCCAAGTAGTTTGGAATGAAACTCACACTCACCACAGTCCCGAACTGATCTAAAGCTTTTCTTAAGACAGCTTTGGTTACTTGGGGTGAGaggttgtaaagaaaaattgtcCGCTTCACTTTTTCTTCAAATGCAGCATACTTTGCTTCAGCTGTAGACTCCATGTTACGGTCACTCTGAATAAAgccaaaaattatagaaattcaaAGCGGCAATTATAGGTTTTTCAATCCATACTTGTATCTTATCATCACGTCTAGCCAATCATCAACATCATATGCACCAAATCTAATTAATAACCAGCGGCCGGGTACAGATCCAAATAGCTTGGAAATTTAACAATATTTTGTAACAAGCTGACTGGATATAAACCCAGCTTCGAGGTCTTATTACACTAAATCATAAACAAACCAAGAA
This window encodes:
- the LOC110601222 gene encoding uncharacterized protein LOC110601222 isoform X2, which gives rise to MPDTCHVSSVAPIFPIYVCLAARKQRKPVPSYSISRFNSVAQQRFCVNGKESEAKYAAFEEKVKRTIFLYNLSPQVTKAVLRKALDQFGTVVSVSFIPNYLESRNFTCALVEMEDSVKANKVISSISQCPFMVAGMPRPVRARQAEVEMFDDRPVKPGRRVSCNWLNPRDPDFEVAKKLKRLTRKHAAEASFLLKHQVGREEKLHKQQAETLRANFKKYETIAGVLSDRTAQKLAGHYGMRVSDDS
- the LOC110601222 gene encoding uncharacterized protein LOC110601222 isoform X1, whose protein sequence is MKTLSSGASILRFAPLCMLRHVSVGLFGRELYCTSRTSGRRNRRKGSKSACRTLVTCPQLLRFFPFTSVWLPGSRGSQFLLTLLADSIQSRNKGFVLMAKNSDRNMESTAEAKYAAFEEKVKRTIFLYNLSPQVTKAVLRKALDQFGTVVSVSFIPNYLESRNFTCALVEMEDSVKANKVISSISQCPFMVAGMPRPVRARQAEVEMFDDRPVKPGRRVSCNWLNPRDPDFEVAKKLKRLTRKHAAEASFLLKHQVGREEKLHKQQAETLRANFKKYETIAGVLSDRTAQKLAGHYGMRVSDDS